The following are encoded in a window of Candidatus Hydrogenedentota bacterium genomic DNA:
- a CDS encoding PD40 domain-containing protein: MTSGLCASFLVSLLVAAPLAQSGEACLALAPGAAAPVPSMAVCGFSLIAHESGPQIASLGGSAFAACVREGEKVEIEISAANLTPVGKIRADVALAYGQWAQAGLALDVPPELRPIGAGETVILEAGASSAVPEGRILLTILGGPGESVVRVRNIRLTESQKNLPLPALPAPPAAEAFPPPALPELRPGMETVLIEWDWRMRDGIETEREPVPYVRAIERTLMRGNGLIESLNAANVPLGDVLARWRALEQEFAELSAMAPPGEDPRWETLWLRVHQSRRQLVFSNPLAQTGPLLFAKHAHSAFSHQLTQYYGRLARPGGGLFVLENPGESMRCRALTSGQLPEGSYMQPEVTHDAVRILFAFCATPSVPDWDDLPAYRDRHFHLFEIRPDGSGLRQLTDGPYDDFSPRELPDGKIIFISTRRGGFHRCGRGPCDVYTLALAGADGSNPHPVSYHETQEWDPAVLADGRIIYTRWDYVDRNAVHYQQLWTSRQDGSAPMAFYGNNTFNPVGVWEARQAPGSPLIMATAAAHHAMTAGSIILVDRSKGVEGQEPLRRLTPDAPFPESETIVPPSNWHAPGSPKEYATPEEARRWPGHCYRSPYPLSETLFLAAYSFDPLLGEPVANKANMFGLYLVDALGNCELLYRDLNISSLWPVPLRQRPRPPSLPPVRDDQIASEGLIYMQNVYESNYDLAGGSVKRLRIVQVLPKTTPHANDPTVGLANASPGKQVLGTVPVEADGSAYFYAPARIPLSFQALDEQGRAVQTMRSLTYLQPGEKVSCAGCHEPRLSAPAAARAALAAMRPPSHIEPGPDGSNPFSYPLLVQPVLDQHCVRCHGGETPSGPEGQPLVLTGEPEGRYTKSYNALAPRVPYSSWGELAANGEPETLPGRFGARASRLMAMLLEGHHDVRLNTEEMERLVTWMDANALFYGTFDPEGQARQLRGERIDGPSLN, encoded by the coding sequence ATGACGTCGGGCTTGTGCGCATCGTTCTTGGTGTCTTTGCTGGTTGCAGCGCCGCTGGCCCAGAGTGGCGAGGCATGCCTCGCCCTTGCGCCGGGCGCGGCCGCGCCTGTTCCCAGCATGGCGGTATGCGGATTCTCCCTGATCGCTCACGAATCGGGGCCGCAAATCGCGTCTTTGGGCGGAAGTGCATTTGCGGCGTGCGTCAGGGAAGGGGAAAAGGTAGAGATCGAGATTTCGGCGGCGAACCTCACTCCCGTCGGGAAGATACGGGCGGATGTGGCGCTCGCATATGGGCAATGGGCGCAGGCCGGCCTGGCGCTGGATGTCCCGCCAGAACTGCGGCCGATTGGGGCAGGGGAGACGGTAATCCTGGAGGCCGGGGCGAGTTCAGCAGTGCCGGAAGGGCGAATTCTCCTCACGATTCTGGGCGGTCCCGGCGAGTCCGTGGTTCGTGTGCGCAACATTCGACTGACCGAAAGCCAAAAGAACCTGCCTCTTCCCGCGTTGCCTGCGCCGCCGGCCGCCGAGGCGTTTCCTCCGCCGGCATTGCCGGAGTTGCGCCCCGGAATGGAGACGGTGCTCATTGAATGGGATTGGCGTATGCGCGACGGCATCGAAACGGAACGGGAGCCGGTTCCTTATGTGCGCGCGATTGAGCGCACGTTAATGCGAGGCAACGGCCTCATCGAGAGCCTGAATGCGGCCAACGTCCCGCTTGGCGACGTGCTGGCGCGCTGGCGTGCGCTCGAGCAGGAATTTGCGGAACTGTCGGCCATGGCGCCACCCGGCGAAGACCCGCGTTGGGAAACACTCTGGTTGCGCGTTCATCAATCGCGCCGGCAGCTTGTATTTTCAAACCCCCTTGCGCAGACAGGCCCGCTGCTCTTTGCGAAACACGCGCACTCCGCCTTCAGCCATCAGTTGACCCAGTACTACGGGCGCTTGGCCCGGCCGGGCGGCGGACTTTTCGTGCTCGAGAACCCGGGCGAATCGATGCGATGCCGCGCGTTGACGTCCGGGCAGCTTCCCGAGGGCAGTTACATGCAGCCCGAAGTGACGCACGATGCCGTTCGCATCCTGTTCGCCTTTTGCGCGACTCCGTCCGTGCCGGACTGGGATGACTTGCCCGCATATCGCGACCGGCATTTCCATCTGTTCGAGATCCGGCCTGACGGTTCGGGGCTGCGGCAGTTGACGGACGGTCCCTACGACGATTTCTCGCCACGGGAACTGCCGGACGGGAAGATCATCTTCATATCCACGCGGCGGGGCGGGTTCCACCGCTGCGGGCGCGGCCCATGCGACGTGTACACACTCGCGCTCGCCGGCGCGGACGGTTCAAACCCGCATCCGGTCTCGTACCATGAAACACAGGAGTGGGATCCTGCGGTGCTCGCCGACGGGCGCATCATCTATACGCGGTGGGATTACGTGGACCGGAACGCCGTGCATTACCAGCAACTCTGGACCTCGCGGCAGGACGGGTCCGCGCCGATGGCTTTCTATGGCAACAACACGTTCAATCCCGTGGGCGTGTGGGAAGCGCGACAGGCGCCCGGTTCGCCCCTTATCATGGCCACGGCCGCGGCGCATCACGCGATGACGGCGGGTTCAATCATTCTCGTGGACAGGTCCAAGGGCGTGGAAGGGCAGGAACCGCTGCGGCGGCTGACGCCCGACGCGCCGTTTCCCGAAAGCGAGACGATTGTACCGCCGTCAAACTGGCACGCACCGGGCAGCCCAAAGGAATACGCGACTCCGGAAGAGGCGCGGCGCTGGCCGGGACACTGCTACCGGTCGCCGTACCCCTTGTCGGAGACGCTCTTCCTCGCCGCGTACAGTTTCGACCCGCTGTTGGGCGAGCCCGTGGCGAACAAGGCCAACATGTTCGGCCTTTACCTGGTGGATGCCCTCGGCAATTGCGAGCTGTTGTATCGCGACCTCAACATTTCGAGCCTGTGGCCTGTGCCGCTCCGGCAGCGGCCAAGGCCCCCGAGCCTGCCGCCGGTGCGCGATGACCAGATTGCCTCCGAGGGCCTCATCTACATGCAGAATGTCTATGAAAGCAACTACGATTTGGCCGGTGGTTCCGTGAAGCGTCTGCGTATCGTTCAGGTACTGCCAAAAACGACGCCACACGCCAACGACCCCACCGTGGGGCTCGCGAATGCGTCGCCCGGGAAACAGGTGCTGGGCACGGTGCCCGTCGAAGCCGACGGCTCCGCCTATTTCTACGCGCCCGCCCGCATCCCGCTCAGTTTTCAGGCCCTGGACGAGCAGGGACGCGCCGTGCAGACCATGCGCAGCCTGACCTATCTCCAACCGGGCGAGAAGGTATCGTGCGCCGGGTGTCACGAGCCGCGGCTGAGCGCGCCGGCGGCCGCGCGGGCCGCGCTCGCCGCGATGCGGCCCCCTTCGCACATCGAACCCGGACCCGATGGCTCGAACCCGTTCAGTTATCCGCTGCTGGTACAGCCGGTGCTCGACCAGCACTGCGTGCGCTGCCACGGCGGCGAAACGCCCTCTGGTCCGGAGGGACAGCCTCTGGTGCTCACGGGCGAACCGGAAGGCCGTTACACGAAATCCTACAATGCGCTGGCGCCGCGCGTGCCATACTCGTCCTGGGGCGAGCTTGCGGCCAATGGCGAACCAGAGACGCTGCCGGGCCGATTCGGTGCGCGCGCCAGCCGTCTGATGGCCATGCTGCTTGAAGGCCATCACGACGTCCGCCTCAACACGGAGGAAATGGAGCGGCTCGTCACGTGGATGGACGCCAACGCATTGTTCTACGGGACCTTTGACCCTGAAGGACAAGCGCGTCAGCTTCGCGGCGAGCGCATTGACGGCCCGTCGCTGAATTGA